The proteins below are encoded in one region of Anguilla anguilla isolate fAngAng1 chromosome 3, fAngAng1.pri, whole genome shotgun sequence:
- the map1lc3cl gene encoding microtubule-associated proteins 1A/1B light chain 3C: MPPFEKSQELKPFKQRKCLATRKNEVCSIRSKFPNKIPVIVERYIREKHLPLLDKTKFLVPFELTMGQFLALLRSKIDLDSTQALYLLVSERSMSCMAASMGEVYSQHRDLDGFLYLTYASQDMFGGLSGVTPSC; encoded by the exons ATGCCTCCCTTCGAGAAATCACAGGAACTGAAACCCTTCAAGCAGAGAAAGTGCCTGG CAACCAGAAAGAATGAAGTCTGCAGCATTCGCTCAAAATTCCCCAACAAAATACCG GTTATTGTGGAGCGATACATTCGAGAGAAACACCTTCCTCTGCTAGACAAGACCAAGTTCCTTGTCCCCTTTGAGCTCACCATGGGACAGTTCCTCGCTCTGCTCAG gaGTAAGATAGACCTGGACTCAACGCAGGCTTTGTACCTCCTGGTGTCGGAGCGGAGTATGTCCTGTATGGCGGCGAGCATGGGGGAGGTGTACTCCCAGCACAGAGACCTCGACGGCTTTCTGTACCTCACCTACGCCTCCCAGGATATGTTTGGTGGGTTGTCAGGGGTGACGCCTTCCTGCTGA